One window of Papaver somniferum cultivar HN1 chromosome 9, ASM357369v1, whole genome shotgun sequence genomic DNA carries:
- the LOC113314400 gene encoding epidermis-specific secreted glycoprotein EP1-like, with the protein MNTFSSSLLFSFFIFFYVFSSTSQLLVKAEVPAAKTFKYVNEGMNYFGLVENNANYRPLKITNYPFRLCFFNTTPDSYILGLGIGNANSTSLMRWVWTANHARPVRNKAKLIFSQNGNLELVDTDGRVAWQTRTANKGVVDIKLLPNGNLVLVDRKGVFVWQSFDYPTNTLLVGQGLRLGSSGGASRLTNGAYSMVLDTEEVNLLFQSPLSSKPLRYYNLIRSGDGQLHNVTFNIAPAADGPDYSNELRLEYVNNYHGLSGTTQTKYNSTLSIYRLSSDGNLHIYTYYEKGRKDAWEETYTEFTSSWYAGECLLPEKCGTLGICENSQCVACPMPKGLMGWSKDCKPMNLPSCEVGAANVSYYRVDGVDHFFDTNNEGKGPMKIDECRKKCSNDCKCMAFFYRKDTSMCLLTVQLNTLIKAQDSSSAERVTYIKYVEQ; encoded by the coding sequence ATGaacacattttcttcttctttacttttctcattcttcattttcttctatgTTTTCTCATCTACATCACAACTACTAGTTAAAGCTGAAGTTCCAGCAGCAAAGACATTCAAGTATGTCAACGAAGGTATGAACTACTTCGGCCTTGTCGAAAACAATGCAAATTATCGTCCACTGAAAATCACAAACTATCCATTTCGTCTTTGCTTTTTCAATACCACTCCAGATTCATACATTCTTGGTCTTGGGATTGGTAATGCAAATTCGACGTCGCTCATGCGTTGGGTTTGGACAGCTAACCATGCTCGTCCTGTTCGCAATAAAGCTAAACTCATCTTCAGTCAGAATGGGAACCTTGAATTAGTTGACACAGATGGACGGGTGGCTTGGCAAACTCGAACTGCCAACAAGGGTGTTGTTGATATCAAGCTACTTCCTAATGGTAATTTAGTTCTTGTCGACAGGAAAGGAGTGTTCGTCTGGCAAAGCTTTGATTACCCAACCAATACACTCTTGGTTGGACAGGGCCTTCGACTAGGAAGTTCCGGTGGTGCTAGTCGACTAACTAATGGAGCTTATAGCATGGTTTTGGATACAGAAGAAGTTAACTTGTTGTTCCAGAGCCCTCTTTCATCAAAACCGTTGCGTTATTACAACTTAATAAGATCTGGCGATGGTCAATTACACAACGTGACCTTCAACATTGCCCCTGCTGCAGATGGTCCAGACTACTCTAATGAGTTGCGACTAGAGTATGTAAATAACTACCATGGACTTAGTGGGACTACCCAAACCAAATACAACAGCACTTTATCAATCTACCGACTCAGTTCAGATGGCAATCTTCACATCTATACGTACTACGAAAAAGGTCGCAAGGACGCGTGGGAAGAGACCTACACCGAGTTCACTAGTTCTTGGTACGCCGGTGAGTGTTTGTTGCCTGAGAAGTGTGGGACATTAGGAATTTGCGAGAATAGTCAGTGTGTAGCTTGTCCTATGCCAAAAGGATTAATGGGCTGGAGCAAGGATTGCAAGCCCATGAATTTACCTTCTTGCGAAGTTGGTGCAGCAAATGTGAGTTACTACAGAGTAGATGGTGTTGATCATTTCTTCGATACCAATAATGAAGGAAAAGGGCCAATGAAAATTGATGAGTGTAGAAAGAAATGCAGCAATGACTGCAAATGCATGGCTTTCTTTTATAGAAAGGATACTTCCATGTGTTTGCTTACTGTGCAACTCAATACCCTGATCAAAGCCCAAGATAGTTCAAGTGCAGAGAGAGTCACTTACATTAAGTATGTTGAGCAGTAG